One stretch of Acidobacteriota bacterium DNA includes these proteins:
- a CDS encoding ABC transporter ATP-binding protein, whose translation MIALEGIEKTYDGGTVRTAVLKGVSFQVEAGEYVAVMGASGTGKSTLMHILGCLDKPTAGHYRLDGIDMVNLDDDALSRLRNRKIGFVFQQFHLLERATALRNVMLPLIYADAYPDSAREMAERALAAVGLSERAHYRPNQLSGGQQQRVAIARALITEPSLILADEPTGNLDTRSGLEILAIFRRLHAQGRTLVLVTHDPGVARHARRVIVLKDGRVAEDRPVTEALDAEDELLALDGGGRE comes from the coding sequence ATGATCGCGCTCGAGGGCATCGAGAAGACCTACGACGGCGGCACGGTCCGAACCGCGGTCCTCAAGGGGGTCTCCTTCCAGGTCGAAGCCGGGGAATATGTCGCCGTCATGGGGGCCTCCGGCACCGGGAAGAGCACCCTGATGCACATCCTCGGCTGCCTGGACAAACCCACCGCCGGCCATTACCGGCTGGACGGCATCGACATGGTCAACCTCGACGACGACGCCCTCTCCCGGTTGCGGAACCGGAAGATCGGGTTCGTCTTCCAGCAGTTCCACCTGCTCGAGCGCGCCACGGCCCTCCGCAACGTGATGCTGCCGCTGATCTACGCCGACGCGTACCCCGACTCCGCCCGGGAGATGGCGGAGCGGGCCCTGGCCGCCGTGGGCCTTTCCGAGCGGGCGCACTACCGGCCCAACCAGTTGTCGGGGGGACAGCAGCAGCGCGTGGCCATCGCCCGGGCCCTCATCACCGAACCCTCCCTCATCCTGGCGGACGAGCCCACGGGCAACCTCGACACCCGGAGCGGGCTGGAAATCCTGGCCATCTTCCGGCGCCTGCACGCCCAGGGACGGACCCTCGTCCTGGTCACCCACGACCCCGGGGTGGCCCGGCACGCCCGGAGGGTCATCGTCCTCAAGGACGGCCGCGTCGCCGAAGACCGGCCCGTCACCGAAGCGCTGGACGCCGAAGACGAACTTCTGGCCCTCGACGGGGGAGGCCGGGAATGA
- a CDS encoding ABC transporter permease, translating into MRALRVAREGFRSLADHKLRTFFMMAGTLVGVAALTVIMAVGEGTERQVMKRVNAFGTRAVMVTAGGGKGFAPPQEGVTTLRVEDAEAIRGLVPGVDVVAPFTIRRNVSVKGESSQVNLTVMAVGPEWHEAWDWYPAVGDPITDEDVNGLARVCLLGELTARDLFGDRDPVGEFVRVELARFRVKGVLEHRGTSPQGDEFDRRLIVPFSTGMRRVFNQDHITNIRLKVSDPGRITAVSDEVRRLLHERHHITPPREDDFAVFSAADVARMARGISGTLTWLLSALAALSLLVGGVVLMNILLVSVTERRKEIGLRRALGAARGDVFRQFLVESLAVTTSGMVSGSLLGWGVSAALAAFARVPAVVSWEPFALSLAFALAVGTVFGIQPARRAARLVPVDALR; encoded by the coding sequence ATGAGGGCCTTGAGGGTGGCGCGGGAAGGCTTCCGGTCGCTGGCCGACCACAAGCTGCGGACGTTCTTCATGATGGCCGGCACCCTCGTGGGCGTCGCCGCCCTGACGGTCATCATGGCCGTGGGAGAGGGAACGGAGCGGCAGGTGATGAAACGGGTCAACGCCTTCGGAACCCGGGCGGTCATGGTCACGGCGGGCGGCGGGAAAGGCTTCGCCCCTCCCCAGGAGGGGGTAACCACCCTCCGGGTGGAGGACGCCGAGGCGATCCGAGGCCTGGTGCCGGGCGTGGACGTGGTCGCCCCCTTCACCATCCGCCGGAACGTGTCCGTCAAGGGGGAAAGCAGCCAGGTCAACCTCACCGTCATGGCGGTGGGCCCCGAGTGGCACGAGGCCTGGGACTGGTACCCCGCCGTGGGTGACCCGATCACGGACGAGGACGTGAACGGCCTGGCCAGGGTCTGCCTGCTGGGGGAGCTGACCGCCCGCGACCTCTTCGGGGACCGGGACCCCGTGGGCGAGTTTGTCCGGGTGGAGCTTGCCCGTTTCCGGGTCAAGGGGGTGCTGGAACACCGCGGGACCAGCCCCCAGGGGGACGAGTTCGACCGGCGGCTGATCGTCCCCTTCTCCACGGGGATGCGCCGGGTGTTCAACCAGGACCACATCACCAACATCCGCCTGAAGGTGAGCGACCCCGGCCGCATCACGGCGGTCTCCGACGAGGTCCGCCGGCTCCTGCACGAACGCCATCACATCACCCCGCCCCGGGAGGACGATTTCGCCGTCTTCTCCGCGGCGGACGTGGCCCGGATGGCCCGGGGCATCTCCGGGACCCTCACCTGGCTGCTGTCGGCGCTGGCAGCCCTGAGCCTGCTGGTCGGCGGGGTGGTCCTCATGAACATCCTGCTCGTCTCCGTGACGGAGCGGCGGAAGGAAATCGGCCTTCGGCGCGCCCTGGGCGCCGCCCGGGGCGACGTGTTCCGGCAGTTCCTGGTGGAGTCGCTCGCGGTGACCACGTCGGGCATGGTGTCCGGGAGCCTCCTCGGGTGGGGGGTGAGCGCGGCGCTCGCCGCCTTCGCCCGGGTCCCGGCGGTGGTCTCCTGGGAACCCTTCGCCCTGTCCCTGGCCTTCGCCCTGGCGGTGGGCACGGTCTTCGGGATCCAGCCCGCGCGCCGGGCCGCCCGGCTCGTCCCGGTGGACGCGCTCCGGTGA